The following are from one region of the Tautonia plasticadhaerens genome:
- a CDS encoding DUF5615 family PIN-like protein, which produces MARLYADENFPRPVVEALRGLGHDVLTALEAGQAGQRIADDAVLAYAHSLARAVLTHNRKHFRGLHASGQEHSGIVICTEDRDFGMLAVRVAAALAEAGDPSGRLIRVTRPRA; this is translated from the coding sequence GTGGCTCGGCTCTACGCCGATGAGAATTTCCCGAGGCCGGTCGTCGAGGCCCTGCGAGGCCTTGGCCACGACGTGCTGACCGCCCTGGAGGCGGGCCAGGCTGGCCAGAGGATCGCCGATGATGCTGTGCTCGCCTATGCACACTCCCTGGCCCGTGCGGTGCTGACCCACAATCGCAAGCACTTCCGCGGCCTGCACGCCTCGGGGCAGGAACACAGCGGGATCGTTATCTGCACCGAAGACCGGGATTTCGGCATGCTGGCCGTCCGGGTCGCCGCGGCTCTGGCCGAGGCGGGAGATCCGTCGGGCCGGTTGATCCGAGTCACCCGGCCGAGGGCCTGA